The following coding sequences lie in one Danio rerio strain Tuebingen ecotype United States chromosome 3, GRCz12tu, whole genome shotgun sequence genomic window:
- the im:7142016 gene encoding uncharacterized protein im:7142016 isoform X3: MADRSPLFLLLIFWTLSTGVFGAGDTHVFSRSGETVHLPCTNTVQHCRPSETDWIYSSYRRAAADELIYLGEKHIISERLNLGSDCSLTISRVTTEDAGRYICQQWRGDQKQGPDSHVYLHVVAVSVSSSSSSSSSSSDIGPGLSLTLSCRLFIYFGFFCDGLLSSQHLHLSWVNEAGVDLNTDSRYQISSTGCIISLSTTLISEDEDKQWRCGVYQRNQLKTSDTFTVHYSAKSKTTTTTAATPDHNTNPETEKPRAASPAGAQTTAAETPDHNTTSPESSSAAVSVIVAVVAVFALLFSAFIVRLIHNRLADDEEEDCDFSLLTSVVFSETPAEHMWKRMKYSV; encoded by the exons ATGGCTGATAGGAGTCCTCTGTTTCTGCTGCTCATCTTCTGGACACTCAGCACAG gtgtgtttggagcAGGAGATACTCACGTGTTCAGCAGATCTGGAGAAACTGTTCATCTGCCCTGTACAAATACTGTTCAGCACTGCAGACCATCAGAAACTGACTGGATCTACAGCAGTTATAGACGGGCAGCAGCAGATGAACTGATTTATTTAGGGGAAAAGCATATAATCTCAGAGAGACTGAATCTGGGCTCTGACTGCTCTCTGACCATCAGTAGAGTCACAACAGAAGATGCTGGACGTTACATCTGCCAACAGTGGAGAGGAGACCAGAAACAAGGACCTGATTCACATGTGTATCTGCATGTTGTTGCTG TTTCagtctcatcatcatcatcatcatcatcatcatcatctgataTTGGTCCGGGTCTCTCTCTGACTCTCTCCTGTCGGCTATTCATATATTTTGGATTCTTCTGTGATGGTTTGTTAAGTTCTCAGCATCTTCATCTGTCCTGGGTGAATGAGGCTGGTGTTGATCTGAACACAGACTCCAGATATCAGATCTCTTCTACAGGCTGTATCATCAGTCTGTCTACAACACTCATCAGTGAAGATGAAGATAAACAGTGGAGATGTGGAGTCTATCAGAGAAATCAACTGAAGACCTCAGACACGTTTACTGTCCACTATTCAG CTAaatctaaaacaacaacaacaacagctgcGACACCAGACCACAACACAAACCCGGAAACAGAAAAACCCAGAGCAGCTTCACCAG CTGGAGCTCAAACAACAGCAGCAGAGACTCCAGACCACAACACAACCAGTCCAGAATCTTCATCAGCAG CAGTGAGTGTGATTGTTGCTGTCGTCGCTGTGTTTGCTCTTCTGTTTTCTGCTTTTATTGTCAGGCTGATTCACAACAGATTAGCTG ATGATGAAGAAGAGGACTGTGACTTTTCT CTGCTGACGTCTGTGGTGTTTTCAGAGACTCCAGCAGAACACATGTGGAAGAGAATGAA ATATTCAGTCTAG
- the im:7142016 gene encoding uncharacterized protein im:7142016 isoform X2, which yields MADRSPLFLLLIFWTLSTGVFGAGDTHVFSRSGETVHLPCTNTVQHCRPSETDWIYSSYRRAAADELIYLGEKHIISERLNLGSDCSLTISRVTTEDAGRYICQQWRGDQKQGPDSHVYLHVVAVSVSSSSSSSSSSSDIGPGLSLTLSCRLFIYFGFFCDGLLSSQHLHLSWVNEAGVDLNTDSRYQISSTGCIISLSTTLISEDEDKQWRCGVYQRNQLKTSDTFTVHYSAPDPIADPLPAPVANPLATTKSKTTTTTAATPDHNTNPETEKPRAASPAGAQTTAAETPDHNTTSPESSSAVSVIVAVVAVFALLFSAFIVRLIHNRLADDEEEDCDFSLLTSVVFSETPAEHMWKRMKYSV from the exons ATGGCTGATAGGAGTCCTCTGTTTCTGCTGCTCATCTTCTGGACACTCAGCACAG gtgtgtttggagcAGGAGATACTCACGTGTTCAGCAGATCTGGAGAAACTGTTCATCTGCCCTGTACAAATACTGTTCAGCACTGCAGACCATCAGAAACTGACTGGATCTACAGCAGTTATAGACGGGCAGCAGCAGATGAACTGATTTATTTAGGGGAAAAGCATATAATCTCAGAGAGACTGAATCTGGGCTCTGACTGCTCTCTGACCATCAGTAGAGTCACAACAGAAGATGCTGGACGTTACATCTGCCAACAGTGGAGAGGAGACCAGAAACAAGGACCTGATTCACATGTGTATCTGCATGTTGTTGCTG TTTCagtctcatcatcatcatcatcatcatcatcatcatctgataTTGGTCCGGGTCTCTCTCTGACTCTCTCCTGTCGGCTATTCATATATTTTGGATTCTTCTGTGATGGTTTGTTAAGTTCTCAGCATCTTCATCTGTCCTGGGTGAATGAGGCTGGTGTTGATCTGAACACAGACTCCAGATATCAGATCTCTTCTACAGGCTGTATCATCAGTCTGTCTACAACACTCATCAGTGAAGATGAAGATAAACAGTGGAGATGTGGAGTCTATCAGAGAAATCAACTGAAGACCTCAGACACGTTTACTGTCCACTATTCAG CTCCAGATCCTATAGCAGATCCTCTGCCCGCccctgttgcaaatccgctcgcgacaa CTAaatctaaaacaacaacaacaacagctgcGACACCAGACCACAACACAAACCCGGAAACAGAAAAACCCAGAGCAGCTTCACCAG CTGGAGCTCAAACAACAGCAGCAGAGACTCCAGACCACAACACAACCAGTCCAGAATCTTCATCAGCAG TGAGTGTGATTGTTGCTGTCGTCGCTGTGTTTGCTCTTCTGTTTTCTGCTTTTATTGTCAGGCTGATTCACAACAGATTAGCTG ATGATGAAGAAGAGGACTGTGACTTTTCT CTGCTGACGTCTGTGGTGTTTTCAGAGACTCCAGCAGAACACATGTGGAAGAGAATGAA ATATTCAGTCTAG
- the im:7142016 gene encoding uncharacterized protein im:7142016 isoform X1, giving the protein MADRSPLFLLLIFWTLSTGVFGAGDTHVFSRSGETVHLPCTNTVQHCRPSETDWIYSSYRRAAADELIYLGEKHIISERLNLGSDCSLTISRVTTEDAGRYICQQWRGDQKQGPDSHVYLHVVAVSVSSSSSSSSSSSDIGPGLSLTLSCRLFIYFGFFCDGLLSSQHLHLSWVNEAGVDLNTDSRYQISSTGCIISLSTTLISEDEDKQWRCGVYQRNQLKTSDTFTVHYSAPDPIADPLPAPVANPLATTKSKTTTTTAATPDHNTNPETEKPRAASPAGAQTTAAETPDHNTTSPESSSAAVSVIVAVVAVFALLFSAFIVRLIHNRLADDEEEDCDFSLLTSVVFSETPAEHMWKRMKYSV; this is encoded by the exons ATGGCTGATAGGAGTCCTCTGTTTCTGCTGCTCATCTTCTGGACACTCAGCACAG gtgtgtttggagcAGGAGATACTCACGTGTTCAGCAGATCTGGAGAAACTGTTCATCTGCCCTGTACAAATACTGTTCAGCACTGCAGACCATCAGAAACTGACTGGATCTACAGCAGTTATAGACGGGCAGCAGCAGATGAACTGATTTATTTAGGGGAAAAGCATATAATCTCAGAGAGACTGAATCTGGGCTCTGACTGCTCTCTGACCATCAGTAGAGTCACAACAGAAGATGCTGGACGTTACATCTGCCAACAGTGGAGAGGAGACCAGAAACAAGGACCTGATTCACATGTGTATCTGCATGTTGTTGCTG TTTCagtctcatcatcatcatcatcatcatcatcatcatctgataTTGGTCCGGGTCTCTCTCTGACTCTCTCCTGTCGGCTATTCATATATTTTGGATTCTTCTGTGATGGTTTGTTAAGTTCTCAGCATCTTCATCTGTCCTGGGTGAATGAGGCTGGTGTTGATCTGAACACAGACTCCAGATATCAGATCTCTTCTACAGGCTGTATCATCAGTCTGTCTACAACACTCATCAGTGAAGATGAAGATAAACAGTGGAGATGTGGAGTCTATCAGAGAAATCAACTGAAGACCTCAGACACGTTTACTGTCCACTATTCAG CTCCAGATCCTATAGCAGATCCTCTGCCCGCccctgttgcaaatccgctcgcgacaa CTAaatctaaaacaacaacaacaacagctgcGACACCAGACCACAACACAAACCCGGAAACAGAAAAACCCAGAGCAGCTTCACCAG CTGGAGCTCAAACAACAGCAGCAGAGACTCCAGACCACAACACAACCAGTCCAGAATCTTCATCAGCAG CAGTGAGTGTGATTGTTGCTGTCGTCGCTGTGTTTGCTCTTCTGTTTTCTGCTTTTATTGTCAGGCTGATTCACAACAGATTAGCTG ATGATGAAGAAGAGGACTGTGACTTTTCT CTGCTGACGTCTGTGGTGTTTTCAGAGACTCCAGCAGAACACATGTGGAAGAGAATGAA ATATTCAGTCTAG
- the im:7142016 gene encoding uncharacterized protein im:7142016 isoform X4 — MADRSPLFLLLIFWTLSTGVFGAGDTHVFSRSGETVHLPCTNTVQHCRPSETDWIYSSYRRAAADELIYLGEKHIISERLNLGSDCSLTISRVTTEDAGRYICQQWRGDQKQGPDSHVYLHVVAVSVSSSSSSSSSSSDIGPGLSLTLSCRLFIYFGFFCDGLLSSQHLHLSWVNEAGVDLNTDSRYQISSTGCIISLSTTLISEDEDKQWRCGVYQRNQLKTSDTFTVHYSAKSKTTTTTAATPDHNTNPETEKPRAASPAGAQTTAAETPDHNTTSPESSSAVSVIVAVVAVFALLFSAFIVRLIHNRLADDEEEDCDFSLLTSVVFSETPAEHMWKRMKYSV, encoded by the exons ATGGCTGATAGGAGTCCTCTGTTTCTGCTGCTCATCTTCTGGACACTCAGCACAG gtgtgtttggagcAGGAGATACTCACGTGTTCAGCAGATCTGGAGAAACTGTTCATCTGCCCTGTACAAATACTGTTCAGCACTGCAGACCATCAGAAACTGACTGGATCTACAGCAGTTATAGACGGGCAGCAGCAGATGAACTGATTTATTTAGGGGAAAAGCATATAATCTCAGAGAGACTGAATCTGGGCTCTGACTGCTCTCTGACCATCAGTAGAGTCACAACAGAAGATGCTGGACGTTACATCTGCCAACAGTGGAGAGGAGACCAGAAACAAGGACCTGATTCACATGTGTATCTGCATGTTGTTGCTG TTTCagtctcatcatcatcatcatcatcatcatcatcatctgataTTGGTCCGGGTCTCTCTCTGACTCTCTCCTGTCGGCTATTCATATATTTTGGATTCTTCTGTGATGGTTTGTTAAGTTCTCAGCATCTTCATCTGTCCTGGGTGAATGAGGCTGGTGTTGATCTGAACACAGACTCCAGATATCAGATCTCTTCTACAGGCTGTATCATCAGTCTGTCTACAACACTCATCAGTGAAGATGAAGATAAACAGTGGAGATGTGGAGTCTATCAGAGAAATCAACTGAAGACCTCAGACACGTTTACTGTCCACTATTCAG CTAaatctaaaacaacaacaacaacagctgcGACACCAGACCACAACACAAACCCGGAAACAGAAAAACCCAGAGCAGCTTCACCAG CTGGAGCTCAAACAACAGCAGCAGAGACTCCAGACCACAACACAACCAGTCCAGAATCTTCATCAGCAG TGAGTGTGATTGTTGCTGTCGTCGCTGTGTTTGCTCTTCTGTTTTCTGCTTTTATTGTCAGGCTGATTCACAACAGATTAGCTG ATGATGAAGAAGAGGACTGTGACTTTTCT CTGCTGACGTCTGTGGTGTTTTCAGAGACTCCAGCAGAACACATGTGGAAGAGAATGAA ATATTCAGTCTAG
- the im:7142016 gene encoding uncharacterized protein im:7142016 isoform X5, with protein MADRSPLFLLLIFWTLSTGVFGAGDTHVFSRSGETVHLPCTNTVQHCRPSETDWIYSSYRRAAADELIYLGEKHIISERLNLGSDCSLTISRVTTEDAGRYICQQWRGDQKQGPDSHVYLHVVAVSVSSSSSSSSSSSDIGPGLSLTLSCRLFIYFGFFCDGCIISLSTTLISEDEDKQWRCGVYQRNQLKTSDTFTVHYSAPDPIADPLPAPVANPLATTKSKTTTTTAATPDHNTNPETEKPRAASPAGAQTTAAETPDHNTTSPESSSAAVSVIVAVVAVFALLFSAFIVRLIHNRLADDEEEDCDFSLLTSVVFSETPAEHMWKRMKYSV; from the exons ATGGCTGATAGGAGTCCTCTGTTTCTGCTGCTCATCTTCTGGACACTCAGCACAG gtgtgtttggagcAGGAGATACTCACGTGTTCAGCAGATCTGGAGAAACTGTTCATCTGCCCTGTACAAATACTGTTCAGCACTGCAGACCATCAGAAACTGACTGGATCTACAGCAGTTATAGACGGGCAGCAGCAGATGAACTGATTTATTTAGGGGAAAAGCATATAATCTCAGAGAGACTGAATCTGGGCTCTGACTGCTCTCTGACCATCAGTAGAGTCACAACAGAAGATGCTGGACGTTACATCTGCCAACAGTGGAGAGGAGACCAGAAACAAGGACCTGATTCACATGTGTATCTGCATGTTGTTGCTG TTTCagtctcatcatcatcatcatcatcatcatcatcatctgataTTGGTCCGGGTCTCTCTCTGACTCTCTCCTGTCGGCTATTCATATATTTTGGATTCTTCTGTGATG GCTGTATCATCAGTCTGTCTACAACACTCATCAGTGAAGATGAAGATAAACAGTGGAGATGTGGAGTCTATCAGAGAAATCAACTGAAGACCTCAGACACGTTTACTGTCCACTATTCAG CTCCAGATCCTATAGCAGATCCTCTGCCCGCccctgttgcaaatccgctcgcgacaa CTAaatctaaaacaacaacaacaacagctgcGACACCAGACCACAACACAAACCCGGAAACAGAAAAACCCAGAGCAGCTTCACCAG CTGGAGCTCAAACAACAGCAGCAGAGACTCCAGACCACAACACAACCAGTCCAGAATCTTCATCAGCAG CAGTGAGTGTGATTGTTGCTGTCGTCGCTGTGTTTGCTCTTCTGTTTTCTGCTTTTATTGTCAGGCTGATTCACAACAGATTAGCTG ATGATGAAGAAGAGGACTGTGACTTTTCT CTGCTGACGTCTGTGGTGTTTTCAGAGACTCCAGCAGAACACATGTGGAAGAGAATGAA ATATTCAGTCTAG
- the im:7142016 gene encoding uncharacterized protein im:7142016 isoform X8, protein MADRSPLFLLLIFWTLSTGVFGAGDTHVFSRSGETVHLPCTNTVQHCRPSETDWIYSSYRRAAADELIYLGEKHIISERLNLGSDCSLTISRVTTEDAGRYICQQWRGDQKQGPDSHVYLHVVAVSVSSSSSSSSSSSDIGPGLSLTLSCRLFIYFGFFCDGCIISLSTTLISEDEDKQWRCGVYQRNQLKTSDTFTVHYSAKSKTTTTTAATPDHNTNPETEKPRAASPAGAQTTAAETPDHNTTSPESSSAVSVIVAVVAVFALLFSAFIVRLIHNRLADDEEEDCDFSLLTSVVFSETPAEHMWKRMKYSV, encoded by the exons ATGGCTGATAGGAGTCCTCTGTTTCTGCTGCTCATCTTCTGGACACTCAGCACAG gtgtgtttggagcAGGAGATACTCACGTGTTCAGCAGATCTGGAGAAACTGTTCATCTGCCCTGTACAAATACTGTTCAGCACTGCAGACCATCAGAAACTGACTGGATCTACAGCAGTTATAGACGGGCAGCAGCAGATGAACTGATTTATTTAGGGGAAAAGCATATAATCTCAGAGAGACTGAATCTGGGCTCTGACTGCTCTCTGACCATCAGTAGAGTCACAACAGAAGATGCTGGACGTTACATCTGCCAACAGTGGAGAGGAGACCAGAAACAAGGACCTGATTCACATGTGTATCTGCATGTTGTTGCTG TTTCagtctcatcatcatcatcatcatcatcatcatcatctgataTTGGTCCGGGTCTCTCTCTGACTCTCTCCTGTCGGCTATTCATATATTTTGGATTCTTCTGTGATG GCTGTATCATCAGTCTGTCTACAACACTCATCAGTGAAGATGAAGATAAACAGTGGAGATGTGGAGTCTATCAGAGAAATCAACTGAAGACCTCAGACACGTTTACTGTCCACTATTCAG CTAaatctaaaacaacaacaacaacagctgcGACACCAGACCACAACACAAACCCGGAAACAGAAAAACCCAGAGCAGCTTCACCAG CTGGAGCTCAAACAACAGCAGCAGAGACTCCAGACCACAACACAACCAGTCCAGAATCTTCATCAGCAG TGAGTGTGATTGTTGCTGTCGTCGCTGTGTTTGCTCTTCTGTTTTCTGCTTTTATTGTCAGGCTGATTCACAACAGATTAGCTG ATGATGAAGAAGAGGACTGTGACTTTTCT CTGCTGACGTCTGTGGTGTTTTCAGAGACTCCAGCAGAACACATGTGGAAGAGAATGAA ATATTCAGTCTAG
- the im:7142016 gene encoding uncharacterized protein im:7142016 isoform X7: MADRSPLFLLLIFWTLSTGVFGAGDTHVFSRSGETVHLPCTNTVQHCRPSETDWIYSSYRRAAADELIYLGEKHIISERLNLGSDCSLTISRVTTEDAGRYICQQWRGDQKQGPDSHVYLHVVAVSVSSSSSSSSSSSDIGPGLSLTLSCRLFIYFGFFCDGCIISLSTTLISEDEDKQWRCGVYQRNQLKTSDTFTVHYSAKSKTTTTTAATPDHNTNPETEKPRAASPAGAQTTAAETPDHNTTSPESSSAAVSVIVAVVAVFALLFSAFIVRLIHNRLADDEEEDCDFSLLTSVVFSETPAEHMWKRMKYSV; the protein is encoded by the exons ATGGCTGATAGGAGTCCTCTGTTTCTGCTGCTCATCTTCTGGACACTCAGCACAG gtgtgtttggagcAGGAGATACTCACGTGTTCAGCAGATCTGGAGAAACTGTTCATCTGCCCTGTACAAATACTGTTCAGCACTGCAGACCATCAGAAACTGACTGGATCTACAGCAGTTATAGACGGGCAGCAGCAGATGAACTGATTTATTTAGGGGAAAAGCATATAATCTCAGAGAGACTGAATCTGGGCTCTGACTGCTCTCTGACCATCAGTAGAGTCACAACAGAAGATGCTGGACGTTACATCTGCCAACAGTGGAGAGGAGACCAGAAACAAGGACCTGATTCACATGTGTATCTGCATGTTGTTGCTG TTTCagtctcatcatcatcatcatcatcatcatcatcatctgataTTGGTCCGGGTCTCTCTCTGACTCTCTCCTGTCGGCTATTCATATATTTTGGATTCTTCTGTGATG GCTGTATCATCAGTCTGTCTACAACACTCATCAGTGAAGATGAAGATAAACAGTGGAGATGTGGAGTCTATCAGAGAAATCAACTGAAGACCTCAGACACGTTTACTGTCCACTATTCAG CTAaatctaaaacaacaacaacaacagctgcGACACCAGACCACAACACAAACCCGGAAACAGAAAAACCCAGAGCAGCTTCACCAG CTGGAGCTCAAACAACAGCAGCAGAGACTCCAGACCACAACACAACCAGTCCAGAATCTTCATCAGCAG CAGTGAGTGTGATTGTTGCTGTCGTCGCTGTGTTTGCTCTTCTGTTTTCTGCTTTTATTGTCAGGCTGATTCACAACAGATTAGCTG ATGATGAAGAAGAGGACTGTGACTTTTCT CTGCTGACGTCTGTGGTGTTTTCAGAGACTCCAGCAGAACACATGTGGAAGAGAATGAA ATATTCAGTCTAG
- the im:7142016 gene encoding uncharacterized protein im:7142016 isoform X6, which yields MADRSPLFLLLIFWTLSTGVFGAGDTHVFSRSGETVHLPCTNTVQHCRPSETDWIYSSYRRAAADELIYLGEKHIISERLNLGSDCSLTISRVTTEDAGRYICQQWRGDQKQGPDSHVYLHVVAVSVSSSSSSSSSSSDIGPGLSLTLSCRLFIYFGFFCDGCIISLSTTLISEDEDKQWRCGVYQRNQLKTSDTFTVHYSAPDPIADPLPAPVANPLATTKSKTTTTTAATPDHNTNPETEKPRAASPAGAQTTAAETPDHNTTSPESSSAVSVIVAVVAVFALLFSAFIVRLIHNRLADDEEEDCDFSLLTSVVFSETPAEHMWKRMKYSV from the exons ATGGCTGATAGGAGTCCTCTGTTTCTGCTGCTCATCTTCTGGACACTCAGCACAG gtgtgtttggagcAGGAGATACTCACGTGTTCAGCAGATCTGGAGAAACTGTTCATCTGCCCTGTACAAATACTGTTCAGCACTGCAGACCATCAGAAACTGACTGGATCTACAGCAGTTATAGACGGGCAGCAGCAGATGAACTGATTTATTTAGGGGAAAAGCATATAATCTCAGAGAGACTGAATCTGGGCTCTGACTGCTCTCTGACCATCAGTAGAGTCACAACAGAAGATGCTGGACGTTACATCTGCCAACAGTGGAGAGGAGACCAGAAACAAGGACCTGATTCACATGTGTATCTGCATGTTGTTGCTG TTTCagtctcatcatcatcatcatcatcatcatcatcatctgataTTGGTCCGGGTCTCTCTCTGACTCTCTCCTGTCGGCTATTCATATATTTTGGATTCTTCTGTGATG GCTGTATCATCAGTCTGTCTACAACACTCATCAGTGAAGATGAAGATAAACAGTGGAGATGTGGAGTCTATCAGAGAAATCAACTGAAGACCTCAGACACGTTTACTGTCCACTATTCAG CTCCAGATCCTATAGCAGATCCTCTGCCCGCccctgttgcaaatccgctcgcgacaa CTAaatctaaaacaacaacaacaacagctgcGACACCAGACCACAACACAAACCCGGAAACAGAAAAACCCAGAGCAGCTTCACCAG CTGGAGCTCAAACAACAGCAGCAGAGACTCCAGACCACAACACAACCAGTCCAGAATCTTCATCAGCAG TGAGTGTGATTGTTGCTGTCGTCGCTGTGTTTGCTCTTCTGTTTTCTGCTTTTATTGTCAGGCTGATTCACAACAGATTAGCTG ATGATGAAGAAGAGGACTGTGACTTTTCT CTGCTGACGTCTGTGGTGTTTTCAGAGACTCCAGCAGAACACATGTGGAAGAGAATGAA ATATTCAGTCTAG